One window of Arthrobacter oryzae genomic DNA carries:
- a CDS encoding substrate-binding domain-containing protein, producing MSGRRAADRQRHSRLPRKSPFFWPRIMMIIGVLVAIAVAAAAVLWITGSKSPLAAKPCDVPAEVRVGADATIAPALESAAARVPAEACIKYTVETRTQPELAAIVTAGKDAPDLWVSDSAVRVQRVVAAAPPEITVPSLASTPGVIVGRQGEVPGFATWISALQAPGVRFSDPLVTGSGEVALLGALSEVEAGRAEAKTLQAATVQLAQSESRRTGEKLTDDKQLEAVAAGGGFAIVTEQAWLSFAQTAAGAKLSASMPHTGSVSLDYPVALTATGKARGTAAADAAKALAAAMATEDGAKALADSGLRPVDGSRTPDQKGVGSVAALKPASAETVQRTLKGWSLQAIPFRSLVVMDVSGSMNFQAGGQTRMQLTQQAAIAGSKLFPNTAALGMWAFSIGLGGGSQDYVELDPIRRMDQVVDGVTQRDRLVADISGLDQRAGGATGLYDTTLAAYRTVKANYDARAVNSVILFTDGANEDPDSLSLEELLEALERERDPAKPVVIVSIGITEDADAETLRKISEATGGTSYVARNPQDIPSVFVDALQARAQ from the coding sequence ATGTCAGGTCGCCGAGCAGCAGACCGCCAGCGCCACAGCCGATTGCCCCGCAAGTCGCCGTTCTTCTGGCCCCGGATCATGATGATCATTGGCGTACTGGTGGCCATTGCCGTAGCCGCTGCGGCCGTCCTCTGGATCACGGGAAGCAAGTCGCCTCTTGCGGCGAAGCCGTGCGACGTGCCCGCCGAAGTGCGCGTCGGTGCCGATGCCACCATTGCCCCGGCTCTGGAGAGCGCGGCCGCAAGGGTCCCCGCTGAGGCATGCATCAAGTACACGGTCGAAACCCGGACCCAGCCCGAGCTTGCCGCCATAGTGACCGCGGGCAAGGACGCCCCGGACCTGTGGGTGTCCGACTCCGCTGTCCGGGTCCAGCGCGTTGTGGCCGCTGCGCCCCCGGAGATCACCGTGCCGTCCCTGGCCTCCACCCCCGGGGTGATTGTGGGGCGGCAGGGCGAGGTGCCCGGCTTCGCCACGTGGATCAGCGCGCTGCAGGCTCCCGGTGTGCGCTTCAGCGACCCGCTGGTAACAGGAAGCGGGGAGGTGGCGTTGCTTGGCGCACTTTCCGAGGTTGAAGCCGGCCGTGCGGAGGCGAAAACGCTGCAGGCCGCGACAGTCCAGCTGGCACAGAGTGAGAGTCGCCGGACGGGGGAGAAGCTCACCGATGACAAGCAGCTCGAGGCGGTGGCCGCGGGCGGCGGATTCGCCATCGTCACCGAACAGGCCTGGCTGTCCTTCGCGCAGACCGCCGCCGGTGCCAAACTGTCGGCGTCGATGCCGCACACAGGTTCCGTCTCGCTGGACTACCCCGTGGCCCTGACCGCCACAGGCAAGGCGCGCGGCACTGCCGCCGCTGACGCTGCCAAGGCGCTGGCAGCTGCGATGGCCACCGAGGACGGGGCGAAGGCGCTCGCGGACAGCGGGCTGCGTCCCGTGGACGGCAGCCGGACACCGGACCAGAAGGGCGTGGGCAGTGTCGCGGCGCTCAAGCCCGCGTCGGCGGAAACCGTGCAGCGCACACTGAAGGGCTGGTCCCTGCAAGCCATTCCTTTCAGGTCCCTGGTGGTGATGGACGTCTCCGGCTCCATGAACTTCCAGGCCGGTGGGCAGACCCGCATGCAGCTCACGCAACAGGCGGCGATTGCGGGCAGCAAGCTGTTTCCCAACACTGCTGCCCTGGGCATGTGGGCGTTTTCCATCGGCCTGGGCGGCGGCAGCCAGGACTACGTTGAGCTCGACCCCATCAGGAGGATGGACCAGGTGGTGGACGGTGTCACCCAGCGGGACCGGCTGGTGGCTGACATCTCCGGCCTCGACCAGCGGGCCGGCGGTGCCACGGGACTGTACGACACGACCCTCGCTGCATACCGCACCGTTAAGGCGAACTACGATGCCCGCGCCGTCAATAGCGTGATCCTGTTTACGGACGGGGCCAACGAGGATCCGGATTCCCTCAGCCTCGAGGAGCTGCTCGAGGCCCTGGAACGGGAACGGGACCCCGCCAAGCCCGTGGTGATCGTCAGCATCGGCATCACCGAGGATGCGGACGCCGAAACCCTCCGCAAGATTTCCGAAGCCACGGGCGGCACCAGCTATGTTGCGAGGAATCCGCAGGACATCCCGAGTGTGTTCGTGGATGCGCTGCAGGCTCGAGCACAATAG
- a CDS encoding inorganic phosphate transporter, producing the protein MTVFFFAVVVLFAAGFAFLNGFRDASTSVALAVRTRALTPTVAVLLAALFNFVGAALSGFLALEVSRTWISLPRGENGLTILAAGLLSAVVWGIYTWWRGIPSSSTHALVGGLAGAGLASVLVGGNAVGGVNNSLLFQVVLPLLVSPIIAFAGAYLLVWPATWAARYTPPGVVNSRSRRTQSIAAGAVAFGHGLQDGQRTGAVLLLALLAAGLSDGGAMPGWVPLLTAAMLTAGTLAGGWRISYTIGYKLTRIDPLRGFVAQLYSSVILLLGAIGLHWPVSTTHTVTAAVLGAGSNQGFPVTNRRLVLRILAFWVLTPVVTAAAAFVLELSLSPLADL; encoded by the coding sequence GTGACCGTGTTCTTCTTCGCCGTGGTGGTGCTGTTCGCCGCCGGGTTTGCCTTCCTGAACGGCTTCAGGGACGCCTCAACGTCCGTGGCCCTGGCCGTGCGGACGCGGGCTCTCACGCCAACGGTGGCTGTTCTGCTGGCGGCCCTGTTCAACTTCGTCGGAGCCGCACTGAGCGGGTTCCTGGCGCTGGAGGTGAGCAGGACCTGGATTTCGCTTCCCCGGGGTGAGAACGGCCTGACCATCCTGGCGGCCGGCCTGCTCAGCGCCGTCGTCTGGGGCATTTACACCTGGTGGCGCGGCATTCCGTCGTCCTCCACCCACGCCCTGGTGGGCGGGCTGGCCGGCGCCGGCCTGGCCAGCGTGCTGGTGGGCGGCAACGCCGTGGGCGGCGTGAACAACTCCCTGTTGTTCCAGGTGGTGCTGCCCCTCCTGGTGTCCCCCATCATCGCGTTCGCGGGCGCGTACCTGCTGGTGTGGCCGGCCACCTGGGCGGCACGCTACACGCCGCCCGGCGTGGTGAACAGCCGTTCGCGCCGTACGCAGTCCATCGCCGCGGGGGCGGTGGCGTTCGGCCACGGCCTGCAGGACGGGCAGCGGACCGGCGCGGTGCTGCTGCTGGCGCTCCTGGCCGCGGGGCTGTCCGACGGCGGCGCCATGCCCGGCTGGGTGCCGCTGCTCACCGCGGCGATGCTGACGGCCGGAACGCTGGCCGGAGGCTGGCGCATCTCCTACACCATCGGCTACAAGCTCACGCGAATCGATCCCCTGCGGGGCTTCGTGGCCCAGCTCTACAGCTCTGTCATCCTGCTGCTCGGGGCAATCGGGCTGCACTGGCCGGTTTCCACCACGCACACGGTGACGGCGGCCGTGCTGGGTGCCGGCAGCAACCAGGGCTTCCCGGTGACCAACCGCAGGCTGGTGCTCAGGATCCTCGCGTTCTGGGTCCTCACCCCCGTGGTGACGGCGGCGGCGGCCTTCGTGCTGGAGCTCTCACTCTCGCCCCTCGCGGACCTTTAA
- the chvE gene encoding multiple monosaccharide ABC transporter substrate-binding protein produces MRIKKLLGVVAVALALTVGATGCGSRPGSATATGSADAAGSLVGISMPTQTSERWIADGGNVEKSLKDLGYKTDLQFANDDIPTQVSQIENMLTKGAKALIIAAIDGTTLTDVLAKAKEQNVKVIAYDRLINGTPNVDYYTTFDNYTVGVQQATSLLTGLGLLDAAGKKVDGKGPFNVELFAGSPDDNNANFFWTGAMDTLKPFLDAGTLKVPSGQTKFEQAAILRWQAPVAQKRMEDILTAAYSSGTKLDGVLSPYDGLSIGIISALTSTGGYSKGSLPIVTGQDAEKGSVKSIIAGEQYSTIFKDTRKLGAQAVKMVDAVLKGQEPETNDTKTYDNKVKVVPAYLLESVIITKDNYKQELIDSGYYTDADVK; encoded by the coding sequence GTGAGAATCAAGAAACTCCTGGGCGTCGTTGCAGTCGCCCTTGCCCTGACCGTCGGGGCCACCGGCTGCGGCTCCCGGCCGGGCAGCGCGACTGCCACCGGCAGTGCGGATGCAGCGGGCTCATTGGTGGGAATCTCCATGCCCACGCAGACGTCCGAACGGTGGATTGCCGACGGCGGGAACGTGGAGAAGTCCCTGAAGGATCTCGGGTACAAGACCGACCTGCAGTTCGCCAATGATGACATCCCCACCCAGGTGTCCCAGATTGAAAACATGCTGACCAAGGGCGCCAAGGCCCTGATCATCGCCGCCATTGACGGCACCACGCTCACGGACGTCCTGGCAAAAGCCAAGGAGCAGAACGTCAAGGTCATCGCCTACGACCGCCTCATCAATGGAACCCCGAATGTGGACTACTACACGACGTTCGACAACTACACCGTGGGCGTCCAGCAGGCCACCTCGCTGCTGACCGGGCTGGGCCTGCTCGACGCAGCCGGCAAGAAGGTGGACGGCAAGGGCCCGTTCAATGTCGAACTGTTCGCGGGAAGCCCCGACGACAACAACGCCAACTTCTTCTGGACCGGGGCAATGGACACCCTGAAGCCGTTTTTGGATGCCGGCACCCTGAAGGTGCCCAGCGGTCAGACCAAGTTCGAGCAGGCGGCAATCCTTCGCTGGCAGGCACCGGTTGCCCAGAAGCGGATGGAAGACATCCTCACCGCCGCTTACAGCTCCGGCACCAAGCTCGACGGCGTCCTGTCACCGTACGACGGCCTCTCCATCGGCATCATCTCCGCACTGACCAGCACCGGCGGGTACTCCAAGGGCAGCCTGCCGATCGTTACCGGACAGGACGCTGAAAAGGGTTCGGTGAAGTCCATCATTGCCGGCGAGCAGTACTCCACCATCTTCAAGGACACCCGCAAGCTCGGCGCGCAGGCCGTGAAGATGGTCGACGCTGTCCTCAAGGGCCAGGAGCCGGAAACGAACGACACCAAGACCTACGACAACAAGGTGAAGGTGGTTCCGGCCTACCTCCTGGAGTCCGTCATCATCACGAAAGACAACTACAAGCAGGAGCTGATCGACTCCGGCTACTACACCGACGCCGACGTCAAATAA
- a CDS encoding LacI family DNA-binding transcriptional regulator: MANSSERRLPRLEDVAERAGVSHQTVSRVINNHPNVSKSTRERVEAAIAELGYRRNTAARSLVTRRSHTIGVLASELSQYGPANTLLGVEQAARDAGYFVSIAAIREVGAEAISDAARHFMDQGVDGIVALVPHTDTLQALQKLNLDVPVVVVGSSGEGRFSGAMVDQKLGARLAVGHLIEQGHRRIGHISGPQDWIDGAARAEGWRAALAEAGLNDELFVEGDWSAGSGYSIGQKLAVERAATAVFVGNDQMALGLLRAFGEAGVRVPQDVSVVGFDDQPEAGYFTPPLTTVRQDFEELGRRCVDLMLRLLEDGAAAGTTVVDPQMVVRKSTAPPSDAIVP, translated from the coding sequence ATGGCCAACAGCAGCGAGCGGCGCCTTCCGCGACTCGAAGATGTGGCGGAGCGTGCCGGTGTCTCGCACCAGACGGTGTCCCGCGTCATCAACAACCACCCCAATGTGAGCAAGTCCACCAGGGAACGTGTTGAAGCTGCCATCGCCGAACTCGGCTACCGGCGGAACACGGCCGCGCGCAGCCTGGTCACGCGACGTTCCCACACCATCGGCGTCCTGGCCAGCGAGCTGTCCCAGTACGGGCCCGCCAACACCCTGCTCGGGGTGGAGCAGGCCGCCCGCGACGCAGGATATTTCGTGAGCATCGCGGCCATCCGCGAGGTCGGAGCGGAAGCGATATCCGATGCCGCGCGCCACTTCATGGACCAGGGCGTCGACGGGATCGTGGCGCTGGTTCCGCACACGGACACGCTGCAGGCCCTGCAAAAGCTGAACCTGGACGTTCCCGTGGTGGTGGTGGGTTCCAGCGGCGAAGGCCGGTTCAGCGGCGCCATGGTGGACCAGAAACTGGGTGCGCGGCTCGCCGTCGGGCATTTGATCGAACAGGGCCACCGGCGCATCGGCCACATCTCGGGTCCGCAGGACTGGATCGATGGCGCGGCGCGGGCCGAAGGCTGGCGGGCGGCGCTGGCAGAGGCCGGATTGAATGATGAGCTCTTTGTCGAGGGCGACTGGAGCGCAGGCAGCGGCTACAGCATCGGGCAGAAACTCGCCGTCGAACGGGCCGCGACGGCGGTCTTCGTGGGCAACGACCAGATGGCGCTGGGGCTGCTGCGGGCCTTCGGCGAAGCAGGCGTGCGGGTGCCGCAGGACGTCTCCGTGGTGGGATTCGATGACCAGCCGGAAGCCGGCTATTTCACGCCGCCGCTCACCACGGTCCGCCAGGACTTCGAGGAACTTGGCCGCCGCTGCGTGGACCTGATGCTGCGGCTGCTTGAGGACGGCGCCGCGGCGGGCACCACTGTGGTGGACCCGCAGATGGTGGTGCGGAAGAGCACCGCACCACCATCTGACGCCATCGTCCCCTAA
- the mmsA gene encoding multiple monosaccharide ABC transporter ATP-binding protein has product MNAPILQMRGITKTFPGVKALQDVTLDVNRGEVHAICGENGAGKSTLMKVLSGVYPHNTFDGDILFENEPCDFATISDSEKRGIVIIHQELALSPYLSIAENIFLGNELATRGWVDWRKTNLEAAKLLARVGLSENPVTPIQHISVGKQQLVEIAKALSKEVKLLILDEPTAALNDEDSDHLLDLILHLKNQGVTSIIISHKLNEIRKVADAVTIIRDGKSIETLRLNEGQITQERIIRGMVGRDLESLYPDRSPVIGEEVLRIEDWSVRHPQDHSRMVVRNASLNVRKGEVVGLAGLMGAGRTELAMSVFGRTYGRAVSGKVFKYGEEIDTSTVPDAIRHGIAYATEDRKHYGLNLIEDIKRNISMAALGKLAKRGWVDGNEETKVANRYRKSMNIKAPSVAAITGKLSGGNQQKVVLSKWMFSDPDVLILDEPTRGIDVGAKFEIYTIIAALAAEGKAVIVISSELPELLGICDRIYTLSAGHITGELPIAEASQETLMHYMTLEKE; this is encoded by the coding sequence ATGAACGCACCCATCCTCCAAATGCGGGGAATCACCAAGACCTTCCCCGGCGTCAAAGCCCTCCAGGACGTCACCCTTGACGTCAACCGCGGCGAAGTCCATGCCATCTGCGGCGAAAACGGCGCCGGCAAATCGACCCTGATGAAAGTGCTGTCCGGCGTGTACCCGCACAACACGTTCGACGGCGACATCCTCTTCGAGAACGAACCCTGCGACTTCGCGACCATCAGCGACAGCGAGAAGCGCGGCATCGTCATCATCCACCAGGAACTGGCCCTCAGCCCCTACCTGTCCATCGCGGAGAACATCTTCCTGGGGAACGAACTGGCCACGCGCGGCTGGGTGGACTGGCGCAAAACCAACCTGGAGGCAGCCAAGCTGCTCGCCAGGGTGGGCCTTAGTGAGAACCCGGTGACGCCGATCCAGCACATCAGCGTCGGAAAACAACAGCTGGTGGAGATCGCCAAGGCGCTGTCGAAGGAGGTCAAACTGCTCATCCTTGACGAGCCGACGGCGGCCCTCAACGATGAAGACTCCGACCACCTGCTGGACCTCATCCTGCACCTGAAAAACCAGGGCGTCACCAGCATCATCATCAGCCACAAGCTCAACGAAATCCGCAAGGTGGCCGACGCCGTGACCATCATCCGGGACGGCAAATCGATCGAGACCCTGCGGCTGAACGAGGGCCAGATCACCCAGGAACGGATCATCCGCGGCATGGTGGGCCGGGACCTCGAAAGCCTCTACCCGGACCGCTCTCCCGTCATTGGCGAGGAGGTCCTCCGCATTGAGGACTGGTCCGTGCGGCACCCGCAGGACCACTCCCGCATGGTGGTCCGCAACGCCAGCCTGAACGTCCGGAAGGGCGAGGTGGTGGGACTTGCCGGGCTCATGGGCGCCGGACGCACAGAACTGGCCATGAGCGTGTTCGGCAGGACCTACGGCCGCGCAGTCTCGGGCAAAGTGTTCAAGTACGGCGAGGAAATCGACACCTCCACCGTCCCCGACGCCATCCGCCACGGCATTGCCTACGCCACCGAGGACCGCAAGCACTACGGCCTGAACCTGATCGAGGACATCAAGCGCAACATCTCCATGGCGGCCCTCGGCAAGCTCGCTAAACGCGGCTGGGTGGACGGCAACGAGGAAACGAAGGTGGCCAACCGCTACCGGAAGAGCATGAACATCAAGGCTCCCTCCGTCGCCGCCATCACCGGAAAGCTCTCCGGCGGCAACCAGCAGAAGGTGGTCCTGAGCAAATGGATGTTCTCCGACCCCGACGTCCTGATTCTCGACGAACCGACCAGGGGCATCGACGTCGGTGCCAAGTTTGAGATCTACACGATCATCGCTGCGCTGGCAGCCGAGGGAAAGGCCGTCATCGTGATCTCCTCCGAACTGCCTGAGCTCCTGGGCATCTGCGACCGGATCTACACACTGTCAGCCGGGCACATCACCGGTGAGCTGCCCATCGCCGAGGCATCCCAGGAAACCCTGATGCACTACATGACCCTAGAGAAGGAATAA
- a CDS encoding dioxygenase family protein, producing the protein MTQTLDRPPVLFLSHGAPPLADDARWTSELSAWSGTFGKPKDILMVSAHWENAPVTLSATVNKPGLVYDFWGFPQKYYDVTYDAPQAGELATEVEKLVSTHGHHVERDEERGLDHGAYVPLVEMFPEADIPVLQMSMPTLDPQGLFNLGKTLAPLRDRGTLIVGSGFTTHNLRWFNPAAGPDTAPPSVSSEFDHWAEETMAAGDVDSILDFLKKAPAAREAHPRSEHWAPLYVALGAAYESGDLKAKTAIDGFWFGLSKRSWTLTGK; encoded by the coding sequence ATGACGCAGACACTCGACCGCCCGCCCGTACTGTTCCTCAGCCACGGCGCCCCTCCCCTGGCTGACGACGCCCGCTGGACCAGCGAGCTCAGCGCCTGGTCGGGCACTTTCGGCAAACCCAAGGACATCCTGATGGTGTCCGCCCACTGGGAAAATGCCCCGGTGACCCTCAGCGCCACGGTTAACAAGCCGGGCCTCGTGTACGACTTCTGGGGCTTCCCGCAGAAGTACTACGACGTGACGTACGACGCGCCGCAGGCCGGGGAACTGGCCACCGAAGTGGAGAAGCTGGTGTCCACGCACGGCCACCACGTGGAACGCGACGAGGAGCGCGGCCTCGACCACGGCGCCTACGTTCCGCTCGTGGAAATGTTCCCGGAGGCAGACATCCCGGTGCTCCAGATGTCCATGCCCACCCTTGATCCGCAGGGCCTGTTCAACCTGGGCAAGACGCTGGCACCACTGCGGGACCGCGGCACGCTCATCGTGGGCTCGGGCTTCACCACGCACAACCTGCGCTGGTTCAACCCGGCCGCCGGACCGGACACCGCACCACCTTCCGTTTCCAGCGAATTCGATCACTGGGCCGAGGAAACCATGGCCGCCGGCGATGTCGACTCCATCCTGGACTTCCTCAAGAAGGCCCCGGCGGCGCGTGAGGCGCACCCCCGCAGCGAGCACTGGGCGCCGCTCTACGTGGCCCTGGGTGCTGCCTACGAATCCGGTGACCTGAAGGCAAAGACGGCCATCGACGGCTTCTGGTTCGGCCTGTCCAAGCGGTCGTGGACACTCACCGGCAAGTAG
- the mmsB gene encoding multiple monosaccharide ABC transporter permease, whose protein sequence is MSALRESLGFLASRLRQVGIFVALILIVILFQVLTDGILLQPQNVTNLVVQNSYILILAIGMVMVIIAGHIDLSVGSIAGFIGAVSGVMIVHWGWAWWIAIPACLLVGALVGAWQGYWIAYVGIPAFIVTLAGMLIFRGLTLITLKNQQITPFPNEMRALGGGFLPDISGGTSVLEWLTVILGVGGTAAILFQALKERRVRRKFDLENEPMAWFATKTAFIAVLMLAITFLLASYRGTPIVLIVLAVLVIVYSALMNNSIFGRHTYAIGGNLHAAELSGIKTKAVTFRLFVNMGVLAALAGLVFTARLNSAQPAGGTGFELDSIAAAFIGGAAVQGGIGTVAGAMIGGLIMGVLNNGMSILGLGTDYQQLIKGLVLLLAVGFDIFNKNRSASGSGSAIGKRFKWKGTPPAAAEPAKAPVQPEAAPASSAR, encoded by the coding sequence ATGTCTGCCCTACGAGAATCCCTCGGCTTCCTGGCAAGCCGCCTCCGCCAGGTCGGCATCTTCGTCGCCCTGATCCTGATCGTCATCCTGTTCCAGGTCCTCACCGACGGCATCCTCCTGCAGCCGCAGAACGTCACCAACCTGGTGGTCCAGAACAGCTACATCCTGATTCTGGCCATCGGCATGGTGATGGTCATCATCGCCGGCCACATTGACCTGTCCGTCGGCTCAATCGCCGGCTTCATCGGCGCCGTGTCCGGCGTCATGATTGTCCACTGGGGCTGGGCGTGGTGGATCGCCATCCCGGCGTGCCTCCTCGTCGGTGCCCTGGTTGGCGCCTGGCAGGGGTATTGGATCGCCTACGTCGGCATCCCGGCGTTCATCGTGACCCTCGCCGGCATGCTGATCTTCCGCGGCCTGACACTCATCACCCTCAAGAACCAGCAGATCACGCCGTTCCCCAACGAAATGCGCGCCCTCGGCGGCGGTTTCCTGCCGGACATTTCGGGCGGAACCTCCGTGCTGGAATGGCTGACGGTTATCCTCGGCGTCGGCGGAACGGCCGCCATCCTCTTCCAGGCCCTCAAGGAACGCCGGGTCCGCCGCAAGTTCGACCTGGAAAACGAACCGATGGCCTGGTTTGCCACGAAGACCGCTTTCATCGCAGTGCTGATGCTGGCCATTACTTTCCTGCTGGCGAGCTACCGGGGAACCCCGATCGTCCTGATCGTGCTGGCCGTCCTGGTGATTGTCTACTCAGCCCTCATGAACAACAGCATCTTCGGCCGGCACACCTACGCCATCGGCGGAAACCTGCACGCGGCGGAACTGTCAGGCATCAAGACCAAGGCCGTGACGTTCCGGCTGTTCGTGAACATGGGTGTCCTCGCTGCGTTGGCCGGCCTGGTGTTCACTGCGCGCCTGAACTCAGCGCAGCCGGCTGGTGGAACCGGCTTCGAACTCGACTCCATCGCCGCAGCCTTCATCGGCGGCGCAGCGGTACAGGGCGGTATCGGGACCGTGGCCGGGGCCATGATCGGCGGGCTCATCATGGGCGTCCTCAACAACGGCATGTCCATCCTCGGACTCGGCACGGACTACCAGCAGCTGATCAAGGGCCTGGTGCTGCTGCTTGCCGTCGGCTTCGACATCTTCAACAAGAACCGCAGCGCCAGCGGGTCTGGTTCAGCCATCGGCAAGCGGTTCAAATGGAAGGGAACTCCGCCGGCGGCGGCAGAGCCTGCCAAGGCCCCGGTTCAGCCGGAGGCGGCGCCGGCAAGCTCCGCACGGTAG
- the pstB gene encoding phosphate ABC transporter ATP-binding protein PstB — protein sequence MSKRIDVKDLNVYYGKFLAVEDVNINIEAKSVTAFIGPSGCGKSTFLRTLNRMHEVIPGARVEGEVLLDGDNLYGPGVDPVTVRSQIGMVFQRPNPFPTMSIRDNVLAGVKLNNQKISKGEADALVERSLQGANLWNEVKDRLAKPGSGLSGGQQQRLCIARAIAVEPQVILMDEPCSALDPISTLAIEDLINDLKDQYTVVIVTHNMQQAARVSDRTAFFNIAGTGKPGKLIEVGDTHTIFSNPTQKATEDYVSGRFG from the coding sequence ATGTCTAAGCGCATCGACGTCAAGGATTTGAACGTCTACTACGGCAAGTTCCTGGCCGTTGAGGACGTCAACATCAACATCGAGGCCAAGTCCGTCACGGCATTCATCGGCCCGTCCGGCTGTGGCAAGTCCACGTTCCTGCGGACGCTGAACCGCATGCATGAAGTGATTCCGGGCGCCCGGGTTGAAGGCGAAGTGCTGCTGGACGGGGACAACCTCTACGGCCCCGGCGTGGACCCTGTGACCGTCCGTTCGCAGATCGGCATGGTGTTCCAGCGGCCCAACCCGTTCCCCACCATGTCCATCCGGGACAACGTCCTGGCCGGCGTGAAGCTGAACAACCAGAAGATCTCCAAGGGTGAGGCAGATGCCCTGGTGGAACGGTCCCTGCAGGGCGCCAACCTGTGGAACGAAGTTAAGGACCGCCTGGCCAAGCCCGGGTCCGGCCTTTCCGGCGGCCAGCAGCAGCGCCTGTGCATTGCGCGCGCCATCGCCGTGGAACCGCAGGTCATCCTGATGGACGAGCCCTGCTCGGCGCTGGACCCCATCTCCACGCTGGCCATTGAGGACCTCATCAACGACCTCAAGGACCAGTACACGGTGGTCATCGTCACGCACAACATGCAGCAGGCCGCACGCGTCTCGGACCGCACCGCGTTCTTCAACATCGCCGGTACCGGCAAGCCGGGCAAGCTGATCGAGGTGGGCGACACCCACACCATCTTCAGCAACCCCACCCAGAAGGCCACGGAAGACTACGTCTCCGGCCGCTTCGGATAA
- a CDS encoding DUF47 domain-containing protein, translated as MKLRLFPQEPAGLHLLSQMARQIVLATGTLAEILGVPATEHNRLVEDMHDHEAKSAELQFALLTHMRTSFVNPLPREDMYALSRYLNEAMEKLDAAAELVALYKLERLPKRAADQLEIISRQAELTVDAMRQLNNLDDLEDYWIEILRLTKRAERTHRVWVADMLKDMKSAQYARNRDVANQLVEVTKDMRRIATQVGSIIVKES; from the coding sequence GTGAAGCTCCGCCTCTTTCCCCAGGAGCCAGCGGGACTGCACCTGCTCTCGCAGATGGCCCGCCAGATCGTCCTAGCCACCGGAACCCTCGCCGAAATCCTCGGCGTCCCCGCCACGGAACACAACCGCCTGGTCGAAGACATGCACGACCATGAGGCCAAATCGGCCGAACTGCAGTTCGCGCTGCTGACCCACATGCGCACCAGCTTCGTGAATCCGCTGCCGCGCGAGGACATGTACGCGCTCTCCCGCTACCTCAACGAGGCCATGGAGAAGCTGGACGCGGCCGCAGAGCTCGTGGCCCTGTACAAGCTCGAACGCCTCCCCAAGCGCGCCGCGGACCAGCTGGAGATCATCAGCAGGCAGGCAGAGCTCACCGTCGACGCGATGCGGCAGCTGAACAACCTGGATGACCTGGAGGACTACTGGATCGAGATCCTCCGCCTGACCAAGCGCGCTGAACGGACCCACCGGGTATGGGTCGCGGACATGCTCAAGGACATGAAGTCCGCCCAGTACGCCCGCAACCGCGACGTCGCCAACCAGCTCGTCGAAGTCACCAAGGACATGCGGCGCATCGCCACCCAGGTAGGCAGCATCATCGTCAAGGAATCCTGA